Proteins found in one Cryptococcus neoformans var. grubii H99 chromosome 14, complete sequence genomic segment:
- a CDS encoding tRNA (adenine-N(1)-)-methyltransferase catalytic subunit TRM61 has translation MDVRKPIFHSRAHIETGDIVILYMARDNMTAITITPGETFHNKYGRYPHDMLIGQKYGSKIHSPPPHPGYVHVLRPTPELWTLSLPHRTQILYLPDISYITMRLGVRVGGKVIEAGTGSGSMTHSLSRSVGPSGQVMSFEYHRQRFETALKEFESHGLTNVRLQHRNVCKEGFGDAQGVEGVFLDLPAPWEAIPHAVKALRPDIITRICCFSPCLEQVLKTVTCLRSEGFSDISTQEVLIRTHELVAPPPNTAYLSSISSVVSYLREHEQRKEERRLLQIKTAKENNRKVKGIEADDAIPVMGETGSKRKLEQPSVSGSDNVAPANSPPKTNLLWTEPPNTLPSTVLTKPSPEMKGHTSYLTFAVLYPESIRLSIAARETSSRVEAPTNITKAPETHSQETHYSEGSEIEKIGAMTSEEMDDWMKSGSTLPI, from the exons ATGGATGTTCGGAAGCCAATATTTCACTCCAGAGCTCACATAGAGACTGGTGACATTGTCATCCTTTACATG GCTCGTGACAACATGACCGCCATCACTATCACTCCAGGAGAAACATTTCACAATAAATATGGAAGATACCCGCATGACATGCTGATAGGACAAAAGTATGGCTCAAAG ATTCACTCCCCGCCGCCTCACCCAGGTTACGTTCACGTACTTCGCCCCACGCCGGAGTTGTGGACCCTTTCACTTCCCCACCGCACACAAATCCTCTATCTTCCGGATATATCGTACATTACCATGCGCCTTGGTGTACGTGTGGGGGGCAAAGTCATCGAGGCCGGAACCGGAAGCGGGAGCATGACACATAGTCTCTCCAGAAGTGTGGGTCCAAGTGGTCAAGTGATGTCTTTCGAATACCATCGACAACGCTTTGAGACTGCCTT GAAAGAGTTCGAATCGCACGGTCTGACCAACGTTCGCTTACAGCATCGAAATGTCTGCAAAGAGGGTTTCGGGGACGCACAGGGGGTGGAAGGAG TTTTTCTTGACCTCCCAGCACCCTGGGAGGCCATTCCGCATGCGGTCAAGGCCCTTCGA CCTGATATTATCACTAGGATTTGCTGTTTTAGCCCTTGCCTTGAGCAAGTGCTCAAAACTGTTACTTGTTTGCGCTCTGAAGGATTTTCAG ATATTTCAACACAAGAAGTCCTTATTCGAACCCATGAGCTCGTTGCTCCTCCCCCCAACACCGCCTATTtatcttcaatctcttctgTTGTCTCTTATCTTCGAGAACACGagcaaagaaaagaagagaggcgCCTGTTACAAATTAAAACTGCCAAAGAGAACAATCGGAAGGTCAAGGGCATCGAAGCGGATGACGCTATTCCCGTGATGGGGGAGACGGGGTCTAAGAGAAAGTTGGAGCAGCCGTCAGTCTCTGGTTCGGACAATGTGGCTCCAGCAAATTCGCCTCCAAAGACAAATCTGCTTTGGACCGAGCCACCTAACACTCTCCCTAGTACCGTGCTTACCAAGCCCTCCCCTGAAATGAAGGGGCATACCTCGTATCTCACCTTTGCGGTTCTGTATCCCGAATCTATCAGGCTTAGCATTGCGGCGCGAGAAACGTCAAGTCGAGTTGAAGCACCAACAAATATAACGAAGGCTCCAGAAACCCACAGTCAAGAAACCCATTACTCGGAGGGTTCAGAAATCGAAAAGATCGGAGCAATGACAagtgaagagatggatgattgGATGAAAAGCGGTTCGACATTACCGATCTAA